A single Nicotiana tabacum cultivar K326 chromosome 5, ASM71507v2, whole genome shotgun sequence DNA region contains:
- the LOC142180607 gene encoding uncharacterized protein LOC142180607 gives MKETKQTREEVPDFKIHQCVSDENTSGLGEFDGYQYDVVPDFVDQVNQYNTLADQTDLGVKANEGVTDGVDHGAEGDVKDDTFWDDISDEDLATLLMSQNVLHRPLIIDVEEDYISPEQLVRQKIPGKYAKSPYLPVFYSGASGSVH, from the exons ATGAAGGAAACCAAGCAAACGAGGGAAGAGGTTCCTGATTTCAAG atTCATCAGTGCGTGTCTGATGAAAATACATCTGGTCTCGGCGAATTTGATGGCTATCAATATGATGTTGTTCCTGACTTTGTCGATCAAGTGAATCAATATAACACGCTAGCTGACCAAACAGATTTAGGTGTCAAAGCAAACGAGGGAGTCACTGATGGTGTTGATCATG GGGCAGAAGGTGATGTCAAGGATGATACATTTTGGGATGACATTAGCGATGAAGATTTAGCTACACTACTGATGTCCCAAAATGTGCTTCACAGACCACTCATCATAGATGTAGAAGAGGATTACATTTCTCCTGAACAGTTGGTTCGACAGAAAATACCAGGAAAATATGCTAAATCTCCATATTTGCCAGTTTTTTATTCGGGGGCATCAGGATCGGTGCACTAG